In Aedes albopictus strain Foshan chromosome 3, AalbF5, whole genome shotgun sequence, the genomic window aacgcgttacgtaatcattAAATGAttcatttcggttatttctgtcaaaaatatcgtgaaatgaagataaataattgaAGGTTTTgtcaatttcaactgttgcaagttaccccatagaatGGTTTTGGAATATAATAATGactttttacattacttagtctaAGTCTAAGCTTATCAatcttttatcgtttagctaagcttactattaggtacccaactgcaagcaaggtcatcagacttatcgcacttaccataccATAGGGAAGAggtgaaacacgattttcatacttgtttttttttatggcataaaatgagcaaaccattTCAACAGTGTAGCTAATTaaaaaacaaagaaataaaactatttttccactgaatcgatctttgatacacataatctctataaacaAAATAGTAGGGCACACTAGCTTTCAATTTTTATTAGAAaataccgtgaccggccctaattctgcgcagttcctaattcggcgcactttctcgaatataccacaaaatcatggacgctagttcaatattagcttcaaatatattttttgaatattgcttcaatagtaatgaaaaagtttgtgaagaaaaaaatttcaaatcaacgatcattattttgtaaaaaaataaaatgatgtcgCAAGTACtgtaaattgcctgaaatctgtgtccgttagcgaaactgctaaaaagttgcttcatgagctgaagcattttgcgaaataaataatgaagagaatgtctgcttttccatgtgcatcctgtactgctgtcttcgaggaatcagaatcgacaaaaaacaattgagttttcttcttctttttttaatcttcttgttcttcataggtgcgcagaattaggaaccggtattaaatggtggtcctaattctgcgcagacatttcaacactaagttttgaacataaattaataaacaaacatcatataaatgccattatagttataactaggatattctatgtttctagcaatccggtgaatgtaattacggctcaacaagttagtttatgaactttgtaggctaatttacgatttttgaatttttgatctgatagttcgaccggactaaccacttgttttaaacatttgctatcaacctcgggggaaattttatgtattcatgcaagcattcgtcaaatgcgagatatgatgtgagtttacatggaattttcttaaacagtggaaaccctgaagttagacaagaaagaagtctcagtttgcaaacaaagattgtgccaccttgtcatggcgaaaaagtttatattgcctttagaaatgaaagtaaattttactaaaatatatgcgaataactaaaaagctttacgtagtagtattcgataatgctacaaaatccttttgtgtattatgattaaaattccctttgcttagtaatcaaagtaggtagtatcaatgttgaggacatgcaaagttccaatatggtcgtaatgtcgtataaaagttgaaaatgaagaattcaattgaatttcatcttTGAATCATgctctcattacaatatgttatctttttagagtttttcccatgtgcgcagaattaggaacattagtgcgcagaataaggaacattccaaaaatggGTGCGCAGATTTAGGAAcagagacacactttagaattttcatgattttacatataaattgagtgttttgtataagaattatatttttccctcatttacaaagctaataactatgtgcagtcaaaaattgagccaaatcggttcgatttggaatttgttacagctgattgaaattgaaaaagtcttagatgcgcagaatatgggccctccacggtacttCATATTTAGTGTAGTGTAGTGTCTATTCCAAGTGGTAATAATAGTTATGTAGGCTCACACTTGTCGTTATCATAAAGAAGCGACGATGTATTTGTGATATGTATtacttatttgaaaaaaaaaggaatccTGTATACATATGTATATCAATTATATTTCTTTCAACTAAATACATGTACTCAACTCACAACCAAATATCTTCCACATATCTGTCAGGCTTTTTCAGTTCTCCAAGAAACTCTTCCGCCTCTCCTTGACCTATGCCCTGTACGGTGCTGATTATCTCTGCGAACTTACGTTCTATTTGAGGCAACATCAGCTTGCCATCACCACAGACGTAAAACTTACAACTGGATTCGCAGAGCAGCCGCACTAATGCTTCCTTATTGTCTTCCAGCAGATCCTGAACATGTGGGAATTTGGTCTCTCTGTCCCGCGAAAAGGCCACAGAGAGATTGTTCAAAACTAAATCTCGAGTGTATCGTTCCAGTTCTTCGCGGCAAATATAGCTGGAATGTTCATATCGAAATCCTGCGAAAAGCCATGCGTTACCCAGCGAGCTAGGATTCGACGATTTGCGTCGTTTCTCCAAGAAACTTAGATATGGAGCTACTCCTGTACCAGCTCCAATCATAACCACGTCACTTTTCATATCCTCGTCTGCGTAGGCAAACCGCGTCGATTTCCGAAAATACAGAAATACTGGATTTTTGCTTATGCAGTGCTCCTTCAACATTGTCGTTGTCAATCCTGGTGATTCCTCGTTCAGTGAGAAAATTATTCTCAAGCTGCCCACTTGGCCTGGACCGTCGTGATAATTTGCGATGGAATATGGTCGAGGCATCAGCCTTGGTAGGTGTTCGATCAAAACAGATAAGGGTGGTTTGCAGCTAGGGATATGCTTGATCAACGCGACGAGGCCCATCCTGGGCTCTAGGATGATGTCATCGTAAGCGTGACCATCTTTACTGCAGAGCAAAGAGATGAATTGCTTTTCTGCATCATCAGTGGTGTGGTCCAGCAGAGCTCGAAGGAATAGCtgaaattatttattgaaaaatatgcTTACACTCTGTTGAAAAAATTAAAGCGTACACTCTGTTGAAAAAAAATTAGGTAATGGATCGAGAGCCCAAATCTTCATTATTGTTTAAAGTCAAGAAATGTGGAATTCAAATAGTTACCTTTTTGGGAATCGCTCTCAGATCCAGGCATTCTTTGAACAGTTTTGTGATCTGTATCGTGGATGGCACGTGTGGTGGAAGTTTtgctgcttttttctttgttgaAGGATCTACAGTAACTCGTAAGCTCAAACTGCCCGACGACTCCAATTCCAAGTGTTTCAGTAAATCATTCACGTCGCTGTCGAAATTGCTTGTCAATATTCCCACGGTGTCCCCTGGCTCGTACAAATGGTCGATTTGGGCTTTTGTCGTCAACGTCAAATCGTACACGGATTTGATATCTTCACCATGAGCAAGAATGCGGTAGTCATCAATTGCATATTCGTATACCTTAGTTGCTTCAAAAGGTTGACTACAATTTATTTGCAAATGGTTTGATTCATTTAGTGATTCCTGGAATAGATAaacaaaattaataaaaatagcaattttcttgctttgtttttgtctttgtagcgattttaaatttgaatttcttTCTTCTCTTTTTCTCTTTGACCTAGCATCCCTACTAAAGGCAAAGCTGCCTTCTCAGTTTAGTGCTCTACCTACATATTATCATTTTCACAGTCTTAAACTAAGAGATTCCTTTGCCAATATGTATATCATGTAGCCTATAGAGGCTACAATCTAAGCTAATAATATACACAAGCAAACGggcatttgcagaggaagctctcagttaataactatgctcaaactgagaagcaggctttgtactAGTAAaaacgtttcgccaagaagaagaagaagaacatgtgGTAGGCATGAAGATACTTTATATCAGGGTGTCTgctcataagacaaaataaaattccctgagtttcccaggttttttttttcaggatgaatTGGAAAtgtccctggccaagatcacagggttcgacggtataaAAGTGAAGGATATTAactgtaattcttgtaatgaaaatatcacctttaacactttaatgcgcctccaacggttcgtTGCGaatcggctgctacagatggagtatggctgatttatcagaaatgctcgataaacaggagggacctgctggggcctagtagtttctatacccagaaaacagtttcggtcgattgagtctgggaaggattcgagagtcgttgtgaatcataatgcaaatttttgtgttttatgacgagtctcggaatcttttttgtcTCAGCAGACTTCGAACTGTTTTCTAGGCTTCCCACTATTcgattaattttaacaaatacctACTACACTATACatatacaaatttaattcaaatatgaaataattagtcgtatctcgcgtattcaatttgctaatacatagttctcaacatttgatgtgctctcgtgattcaattttctctataattttcaatatcaatttaaaataactaagaaactaatagtgggaagtgcagcagttaacagtgcttgcttatagattcgaagctaacgtgtgatcaagacgaaatcgacaaaaactgactacttcgactttgactaacgtagactatttatgacaaattagatatttatacatttttcgactgagtgaatgaaaggttttctttaagctgatagtgctagggatgtggacgaaagacaactttcaaagataataaaaacaatactaaaatgaggatcgacgaaaatggacataacaaacacatcgactatctaacatatcaaaggcacaccaaagattactgaattatagggcccatatagccgaggcggtaaacgcacgggtattcagcaggaccatgctgagggtgacgggttcgattcccggtcggtccaggatcttttcgtaaagaaaatttccttgacttccttgggcatagagtatcttcgtgcctgccacacgatatacacatgcaaaatggtcattggcagaggaagctctcagttaataactgtggaagtgctgctcatagaacactaagctgagaagcaggctttgtcccaggaggacgttacgccaagaagagagagagggcacagcataaatatgaacaataacattttttaaaccttgacatgacaaaaaaaaaaacaaatgcaaaatcgaccatatgacaaaaccgaaactttcacaccttctaccgtaaccttctgagtcagtacgcaacagtgtcttactggacgacatgttccgtgcacggctggtgaactgcttccgAAGGATTACgttaaaaaaaaagatgaattTGAAAtgtaaataattgaaaaattagcCCAAATTATATAAAATTTGTATAGTTTTCAAAAACTATACAGAAATGTGCTCAAAACTTGAgttaaaatttttaagaaaaaatcgcaggatttacaatgacaatgacatctccaaatcaagaaaaaaaaactaggggtgggtaatgtatgagacataaccgcaatattgacgtaggacaaaggctagaACGAAATTCCGATTTTTCGGGTCAATGACAGTGTTCTTCTAAATACACGGACTTGTCACATGAAAAAGCCTatacaatatatttttttacagacgctggcaaaattcaaatgggCGGAT contains:
- the LOC109401790 gene encoding methionine synthase reductase-like — its product is MSLNDILKRYSNVAIKLPPAPLSFIKTLEINDNQESLNESNHLQINCSQPFEATKVYEYAIDDYRILAHGEDIKSVYDLTLTTKAQIDHLYEPGDTVGILTSNFDSDVNDLLKHLELESSGSLSLRVTVDPSTKKKAAKLPPHVPSTIQITKLFKECLDLRAIPKKLFLRALLDHTTDDAEKQFISLLCSKDGHAYDDIILEPRMGLVALIKHIPSCKPPLSVLIEHLPRLMPRPYSIANYHDGPGQVGSLRIIFSLNEESPGLTTTMLKEHCISKNPVFLYFRKSTRFAYADEDMKSDVVMIGAGTGVAPYLSFLEKRRKSSNPSSLGNAWLFAGFRYEHSSYICREELERYTRDLVLNNLSVAFSRDRETKFPHVQDLLEDNKEALVRLLCESSCKFYVCGDGKLMLPQIERKFAEIISTVQGIGQGEAEEFLGELKKPDRYVEDIWL